From the genome of Sulfitobacter sp. DSM 110093, one region includes:
- the ccmI gene encoding c-type cytochrome biogenesis protein CcmI: MIFWFLSGAMALVVGGFLARAAWRGADTPLPAQADYDLKVYRDQLDEVERDVARGVVPEADAARIRTEISRRILAADAGRDTRAQSTSRPAPLVLIAGIIALGAGSLALYWHLGQPGYGDLALADRIAFAEDMRRNRPSQQSAVESLPASPSTEGLSADYLALIQQLRATVKERPEDLQGQTLLAQNEARIGNFAAAAEAQGNVLRLQGADRTAKDIADYAELLVLAAGGYVSPEAETALREVLNRDEQDGRARYYLGLMMVQTGRPDVGFRIWDALLRRGPADAAWIEPIRVQIPQVATLAGVDYEIPQTGNGAPARGPSAEDIEAASEMDAGDRMEMIGGMVAGLSDRLASEGGPPQDWARLITSLGVLGDSDQARAVYDNALEVFSNDNAALDMIRSAGERAGVAG; encoded by the coding sequence ATGATATTTTGGTTTCTCTCTGGCGCGATGGCGCTTGTCGTGGGCGGTTTTCTGGCGCGGGCCGCATGGCGGGGTGCCGATACGCCCCTTCCCGCACAGGCGGACTATGACCTCAAGGTTTATCGCGACCAATTGGATGAGGTGGAGCGTGACGTGGCGCGCGGTGTGGTGCCTGAGGCCGATGCCGCACGCATCCGGACCGAAATCTCGCGCCGGATCCTTGCCGCCGATGCTGGGCGCGACACGCGCGCGCAAAGTACGTCGCGGCCCGCGCCGCTCGTGCTGATCGCGGGGATTATCGCTTTGGGTGCCGGGTCACTGGCGCTATACTGGCATTTGGGCCAACCCGGCTATGGTGATCTAGCACTCGCTGACCGCATCGCATTTGCCGAAGATATGCGCCGCAACCGACCGAGCCAGCAAAGCGCGGTGGAAAGCCTGCCCGCCAGCCCCAGCACCGAAGGGCTGAGCGCCGACTACCTCGCCCTGATCCAACAGCTCCGCGCCACGGTCAAAGAGCGCCCCGAAGATCTGCAAGGTCAGACCCTGCTTGCCCAGAACGAAGCCCGTATCGGCAATTTCGCCGCCGCTGCCGAGGCGCAGGGCAATGTGCTGCGTCTTCAGGGCGCGGATCGTACCGCCAAGGACATTGCAGACTATGCCGAACTTCTGGTGTTGGCCGCGGGGGGCTATGTCTCTCCCGAGGCGGAAACCGCCCTGCGGGAAGTGCTCAACCGCGATGAGCAGGATGGTCGCGCACGTTATTACCTTGGCCTGATGATGGTGCAGACCGGGCGACCCGACGTCGGCTTCCGCATTTGGGACGCGCTGTTGCGGCGCGGGCCAGCGGATGCAGCATGGATTGAGCCGATCCGCGTGCAAATCCCGCAAGTCGCAACCCTTGCCGGAGTGGATTACGAGATCCCGCAGACTGGCAATGGCGCTCCGGCGCGTGGGCCATCTGCCGAAGACATCGAGGCCGCCTCGGAAATGGACGCGGGCGACCGGATGGAGATGATCGGCGGCATGGTCGCGGGCCTCTCTGACCGTCTTGCCAGCGAAGGCGGGCCGCCGCAAGACTGGGCGCGGCTGATAACCTCGCTCGGCGTCTTGGGCGATTCAGATCAGGCGCGTGCGGTCTATGACAACGCGCTTGAGGTTTTTTCAAACGATAATGCTGCATTGGATATGATCCGCAGTGCAGGCGAACGCGCAGGAGTGGCAGGATGA
- a CDS encoding DUF1289 domain-containing protein produces the protein MSKKIWQRNEVESPCINICVVHPESRLCTGCLRSIDEIGRWSTMTSDERRAIMEELPERASAHTKRRGGRAAKLARRRD, from the coding sequence GTGTCTAAAAAGATTTGGCAGCGAAATGAGGTCGAAAGCCCCTGCATCAACATCTGCGTGGTGCACCCCGAAAGCCGGCTATGTACAGGCTGCCTACGCTCGATTGATGAGATTGGCCGTTGGTCAACGATGACCAGCGACGAACGCCGCGCCATCATGGAAGAACTGCCTGAACGGGCCAGCGCCCACACAAAACGGCGCGGGGGACGCGCGGCGAAACTGGCCCGACGCCGCGATTAG
- a CDS encoding sarcosine oxidase subunit delta: MLILTCPCCHVTAEETEFHGGGEAHLKRVGPDGAEGDFESYLFMRQNPKGVHLERWRHVYGCGKWFHMARDTATLEVFGSYAAQTLAPPDHIVDAIRKRHPDWRWHTAS; this comes from the coding sequence ATGCTGATCCTCACCTGTCCTTGTTGCCATGTCACAGCCGAAGAAACAGAGTTTCACGGCGGCGGTGAGGCACATTTAAAACGTGTCGGGCCGGACGGGGCTGAAGGTGACTTTGAAAGCTACCTGTTCATGCGCCAGAATCCGAAGGGTGTGCATCTAGAGCGTTGGCGTCATGTCTACGGCTGCGGCAAGTGGTTTCACATGGCGCGTGATACCGCCACGCTTGAAGTCTTTGGCAGCTATGCGGCCCAGACCCTCGCGCCTCCGGATCATATCGTTGACGCGATCCGCAAGCGTC
- a CDS encoding sulfite exporter TauE/SafE family protein — translation MPELNVLLPMLALIVLIGGIAGVLAGLLGVGGGIVLVPAFFYVLQSLGYDGPQLMQICLATSLATIIVTSARSVHAHNKKGAVDWEILRTWAPGIMLGAVLGVILVSQLRTVTLQMIFGGLALLVGLYLGFGRSDWRLGESMPRGIKRAVLSPMVGFLSVLMGIGGGSFGVPLMTLHGRPIHKAVATAAGFGLLIAVPSVIAFLFVDIAQNRPPLTIGAVNVAAFGIVVAMTLITAPWGVRLAHAMDPKPLRRVFAVFLVVVALNMLRKALWG, via the coding sequence ATGCCAGAGTTGAACGTATTGCTGCCGATGCTGGCGCTTATTGTCCTGATCGGGGGAATTGCTGGCGTCTTGGCGGGATTGCTTGGCGTGGGCGGGGGCATCGTCTTGGTGCCTGCATTCTTTTATGTGCTGCAATCGTTGGGTTATGACGGGCCGCAATTGATGCAGATCTGCCTTGCGACCTCGCTGGCGACCATCATCGTCACCTCGGCGCGGTCGGTGCATGCACATAACAAGAAGGGCGCGGTCGATTGGGAAATCCTGCGGACTTGGGCACCGGGTATCATGCTGGGCGCGGTTCTGGGCGTGATTTTGGTGTCACAATTGCGAACCGTGACGCTCCAGATGATTTTCGGCGGCTTGGCATTGCTTGTCGGGCTTTACCTTGGGTTCGGGCGCAGCGATTGGCGCTTGGGAGAGAGCATGCCGCGCGGTATTAAACGCGCGGTTCTATCGCCGATGGTCGGGTTTCTGTCGGTTCTTATGGGGATCGGCGGCGGCAGCTTTGGCGTGCCGCTCATGACACTGCACGGGCGGCCGATCCACAAGGCTGTGGCCACTGCAGCGGGCTTTGGCCTATTGATCGCCGTGCCGTCGGTCATTGCGTTTCTGTTTGTGGACATAGCCCAAAACCGGCCACCGCTGACGATAGGCGCGGTCAATGTCGCAGCCTTTGGGATCGTTGTTGCGATGACATTGATCACGGCACCTTGGGGCGTGCGATTGGCCCACGCGATGGACCCCAAGCCGTTAAGACGGGTCTTTGCCGTGTTTCTGGTAGTGGTGGCGCTAAATATGTTGAGAAAGGCACTCTGGGGGTAG
- a CDS encoding sarcosine oxidase subunit beta family protein, with product MKKYSVFAVAREAMRHHTGWTRAWRDAQPKKRYDVIIVGAGGHGLATAYYLGKNFGITNVAVLEKGWLGGGNTGRNTTIIRSNYLQDPSAAIYEKARSLYETMSQDLNYNVMFSPRGVIMLAQTEHEVRGYKRTAHANALQGVTTEFIGPDRVKQLVPIINIDGPRYPVLGGLWQARGGTARHDAVAWGYARACSDMGMDIIQKCEVTGVRQVGGKVTGVSTTRGDIDCDKLGMVVAGHSGQLANMAGFRLPMESVALQALVSEPVKPCMDVVVMANTVHGYMSQSDKGEMVIGGGTDGYNNYTQRGSFHHIEETVRALVETFPMISRLKMLRQWGGIVDVTGDRSPILSKTPVEGVFINGGWGTGGFKAIPGSGWGFAELMAKGHSPLTDAFGLERFAEGRFIDESVAAGVAH from the coding sequence ATGAAGAAATACTCCGTTTTCGCAGTGGCCCGAGAGGCGATGCGCCATCATACGGGCTGGACCCGCGCGTGGCGCGATGCGCAGCCCAAGAAACGCTATGATGTGATTATCGTCGGTGCCGGAGGGCACGGTCTGGCGACGGCCTATTATCTGGGCAAGAATTTCGGCATCACCAATGTCGCGGTGCTTGAGAAAGGATGGCTCGGCGGCGGCAACACCGGGCGCAATACGACGATCATCCGCTCGAATTACCTGCAAGACCCCTCTGCCGCGATCTACGAAAAGGCGCGCAGCCTTTACGAGACGATGAGTCAGGATTTGAACTATAACGTCATGTTCTCCCCGCGTGGGGTGATCATGCTGGCGCAGACCGAACATGAGGTGCGCGGCTATAAACGCACAGCACATGCCAACGCGTTGCAGGGCGTCACCACCGAATTCATCGGGCCAGATCGCGTGAAGCAACTGGTGCCGATCATCAACATCGACGGGCCGCGCTATCCGGTTCTGGGCGGGCTTTGGCAAGCGCGCGGAGGCACGGCGCGGCATGATGCGGTGGCTTGGGGCTATGCCCGGGCCTGCTCGGACATGGGCATGGACATCATCCAGAAATGTGAGGTCACCGGCGTGCGCCAGGTGGGTGGCAAGGTCACCGGCGTCAGCACCACGCGGGGCGATATTGATTGCGACAAACTGGGCATGGTCGTCGCCGGACACTCGGGGCAGTTGGCGAATATGGCGGGCTTCCGTCTGCCGATGGAAAGTGTTGCCCTGCAAGCGCTGGTCAGCGAGCCGGTCAAACCCTGTATGGATGTGGTCGTCATGGCCAATACGGTGCACGGCTACATGAGCCAGTCTGACAAGGGCGAGATGGTCATCGGCGGCGGCACGGATGGCTACAACAACTACACCCAACGCGGCAGTTTCCACCATATCGAAGAGACGGTGCGCGCGTTGGTCGAGACTTTCCCGATGATCTCACGGCTCAAAATGTTGCGGCAGTGGGGCGGCATCGTGGATGTCACCGGCGACCGCTCTCCGATCCTTTCAAAGACGCCTGTTGAGGGGGTCTTTATCAACGGTGGCTGGGGCACGGGCGGCTTCAAGGCGATCCCCGGTTCAGGCTGGGGTTTTGCAGAGTTGATGGCCAAGGGGCATTCGCCGCTGACCGACGCCTTTGGGTTGGAGCGTTTTGCCGAAGGGCGATTTATCGACGAATCCGTGGCTGCCGGAGTGGCGCATTGA
- the ruvX gene encoding Holliday junction resolvase RuvX, producing the protein MIFDDTADFVAALPPMQALIGLDLGEKTIGVAVSDSFQSVATPLETVRRRKFGLDAARLAEIIAERRIGGLVLGLPRNMDGSEGPRCQSTRAFARNFDRLNPLPITYWDERLSTVAAERALLEADTTRKRRAEVIDHVAAGYILQGLLDRLQVMRRV; encoded by the coding sequence ATGATTTTTGACGACACGGCAGATTTCGTAGCTGCCCTGCCCCCTATGCAGGCGCTGATCGGGTTGGATCTGGGAGAAAAAACCATCGGCGTCGCGGTGAGCGACAGCTTCCAATCCGTCGCCACCCCGCTGGAAACCGTGCGGCGTAGAAAGTTCGGACTGGACGCCGCGCGTCTGGCCGAGATCATTGCCGAGCGTCGTATCGGCGGGCTGGTGCTGGGATTGCCGCGCAACATGGACGGCTCTGAGGGGCCGCGCTGCCAATCGACCCGCGCCTTTGCCCGCAACTTTGACCGGCTCAACCCGCTGCCTATCACCTATTGGGACGAGCGTCTGTCGACCGTGGCTGCCGAACGCGCATTGCTAGAGGCCGACACCACCCGCAAACGCCGCGCCGAGGTGATCGACCATGTGGCGGCGGGCTATATTCTACAGGGGCTTTTGGACCGTTTGCAGGTGATGCGCCGTGTCTAA